GCCGCTCACACACACAGTTAATAATAACGCGGTTTGTGCTGGTAACTGAACACGCAATGTTATTGTGGATCGCAGGATCCGGCATGGGCGCGGCGGCCGTCTTCGAGCGGGGCGACTCGGTGGACGAGCTCTCCAACGTGCGCCACATCCAGTCGCACAACTTCCTGTCCAAGGATGCTGCGAAGTAGAGGCGTGGAATGAAATCGACCATCCTCAGGTATAGATCAtcacaagcagcagcagcagcagcagcaaagacaGACCCACAGCAGAAGAATAATTTTTACAGGCAAGAAGTTTGAAGTAATGTAATTTCGTGGGGGATAAAAAAGGATGTATTATTAGTGACATAAGGCTTTCGTGTACGTTTGTTCTGAATAAAAGATGTTTTTTTCTTCTGAAGTAACAAGCCTTGCTTTGAAGGTGGAAATGCTCTGTTTTCTATGCGCTTtgctcttctcctttttttgttttcaattttgcTTCATTGTGAAGTTGGAGTCAGATTCCACCTTCAGAATGTGAAGTAGAATAGCACCTGATGATGAGGTGCCCGGTGCACCTCGGCCGTTGGATCATGGATCGGACGGGCAATATTTGGTCAATGAGAGTTTTGCAAAAAGCCTCCAAATATTTCTGAAATGATGCTTGGATCCACATTTAGAGAATGTTGCCTCACCTGCTATCGGTATTGGTAGATATCATGTGGGGTAGATAACACACTAGTTCTTCTCAAAtataattatttagatacagaGAAAGTAGTAACAACGCAAAATTAATATCAAAATCAGCTGTATATACGGTGGGCACGGAGCTGAGTAGTTTTTGAAAATGTTGATTTCTTCACCCATGTCAATGCCATGGTGCTTCATTTTCCACACCCACGCAACAAAAAGGAAAAGCCGTATTAGCATTTTTCTCCCCTGAGAGTGGGTAGTAGTAGGGAAGAAATGGGTGCCTCATGATGACGGAAATGAAGTTTCACGTCAACTGCCGTTGCCGCCAACTCTCGATTCCGTCCGTCCGTCCCTCTCACCGCCGACAGCCGGCCGACATCCTCCGCCCTTCCTTGCCTCATTTTCGACATCCATCACGCCCCTCGAGCTCTTGGGTAGCCGCTTCATCATGGATGTGGGCTCAAGGTCGACGCCAAGGCTCGACAACCATGGAGCGGCAGAAGCGGTCATGGGTGGCTAGGACAGTTGCTTGTTGGGTGATTTGAGGAAGAAGATGGCcatgaaaaaagaagaaaaataaaataagaataaaaACACCAAtggattgaatatttgtttttacAACAGAAATTTGCAGGTACCTGTTGGACCCCAGCATGCGCGGTTAAAACAAATTTAAAACTCCCCTTATAATAGTTTTATGGTACCACGATATAAGGGATATGTTACCCTAATATGAGGCCCTATAAGCAAGTGTACTTGTTCGGACGTGCCCGTTGGCAGTAACCCGCCAGTCCCCATTTTGCTTTGTCCACAATCATAGTCGTGTATGCCCGTACCCAAATCCATACAATGCATGCAACAACATACATCAACACCACAATAGATCGAACGAGAAATATAGATATATTCTGGATTGAGCATAGTTCATCGGACACACTTCATCGGATCCAAAAGACTTAGTTCGCCAGAGGATACAAAATTTTGAGATTCAACATTTTCTTTGAGATTCAACTTTGTTCTAAGAAAATTTTGGGATTCAACTTTTTTTAGGCATTATTTGAGATTCAACTTTGTTTTAAGAAAACTTTGATATTTACATTTTTTTAGACATTATTTGAGATTCATCCTTATTTTTTTTAGGTAAGACAAAATTGAGATTCAATTCAGCTAGCACAAATAAGTTTCATGGGCATCAATAGTACCAGCAGCCCAACAACAGCCCATTAAGGCCTTAAACCCTAACGTGAAACCTTTCACTGCCTCAATTCCCGTGCTCCGCGTCTCCACCACACAAGGGAAAGAACCACCACagcacctcgccgccgccgccgacgacgatGTGGCGTTCCCGAGCTCGCGCTCTCCTCCTGCTCCGCTCGTCCGCCCCACCGCCGCAGCAAAATCCACTTCGGAGCCTGGCCCGAGCCCCGCCCCCGCCACCACGCCTTCTCTCccgcttcctctcctcctcctcctccccccagaaggtcccgccggccgcctcccctccctcgTCCTCCTCGCCCGGCGCCGCTCCCGGATCAGCTGCGCCGCCGGCCTACACCGGAAACCTGAAGGTGAGTCACGTCTCTGCACACTACCTCTCTTTCGAGGCGCCGATCTTCCTGATTAATCACTAGCTTGATTGGCAAATCAAACATTCATTATTGGTTGCTGTGAACGATTACTAGTAGaagacttattcattattctcggTTGCTAGCATTAATCCAGGGCGAATCATGCCCTGACAGTGGCAAGCCAACTACTGTCCATGACTGATCTGATACAGCACTTGATTTTCTTGAGTGTTTTTATTGCCCCATCGTGTTATTGTCTACATTTTGCAAGCAAAATCACGAGTACATAGATAACTACGCACGTATTACAGAATGGCTCAACAAGATAAAAGGTACAGGGAAAATGGAATACACCAACAGCCAGTACATTTCTTATCACTAGCGGCATCTTTATCATGAAGCGGCAGAACGATCGGGCTATCTCTAACTatcaaagctcaagaacaaggttaaGCATGGTACTGGCCGTATAGTATCGGGCTAACTACTTGTGTTACTAGGTCGATTCATCTCTCAGCAACTCTGGATTGTAACACGAGTCTTTTAAGTTTTAACCAGTAATTAATTGTAAGATTAATAACCTCTCAATGTTTGATTATATATCATATTTTTCTTCAGCTCAACTTGAGCTGTACTCCCTCTGTCAACTAATATAAtagtgtttagattactaaagtagcgatctaaacgctcttatattagttgtcAGAGCGAGTACAAAGCAAATTTCTTTACACAGATCTGACCAAATTCACAGCTTAAATCATATTGTTCTTCAGCTCAACTTGAGTTGTACAAAGGAAATTTCTTTACACAAACACTGACCAAATTCACAACTTAAATCTATGAGAGAACAAAATACTAAACTGCGAACTCACGAAACAACCAGACCAGCCTCTGCTTCAACCGGGAGGTGGGTTCCCATGACCAATAACAAGTTCTCTCTCATGATTAACAGGGTTCTCTCTCATGCCTGCTACATGACCAATAACAAGTAGTCACTAATATTAACATAGCAACATGGCTTTCCATGAACAAGACAGGAAATCAATGTGGTTCTTCTGCCGATAACTTCCGTTCCGAACAATTAGTACATCAACAAATACTACCAGCTTCACTGGGACACTAAGCTTCTGGTTATCTTTCCGGAGCTAAGCTTATAAATGTTTCTGGTTAAAGAAAGGGAAATGATGATACTACGCACACAAGAAGAGAATCCGGAACCGTTGAGGAGATGTAAATATTTTGCCCAAGTGATATGTTGGTGATTGTCTTGCAGTGCTGGTACTTTGTGTTTTGTTCTGAGAAGAAACAGAACAGATGGTAATTGAATTCTTGGAGATCCTTGTTGTTAAGTGCAGACAGCTTTACATAGTTCCAAGCACTGGAAGCAACCACAGCAATCTCTACAATTCAAAATTCTGTTAAAAAACACTCATTACAGGAAATCCAAGGGTTCTTCAAATTGGTGAGAACATTCATAGGTTCTAATTCTAGCTGAGAAGCTATCATTAAGATTCAGCAAGGATCAGACCTGTACCTTGAAAACCGGCTTCTTGCGCTCCTCCCTTGCCGGattcttgtcctcctcatcctccgaCTTCTTGCCCTCGTCCACCACCAGtttcttgtcctcctcatcctccgaCTTCTCTGCTGACTTCTGTGAAATGATATTTCATATATGGTACTCTGGAGTTAAAATGAGATATGAGTTTGTGAGTGCACTCATTTCACCACTGAATTCGCAGTACATATTTAGTAACTTGTTCATGGAAAGGTGCATTCTTTGATTGTTTGTTAGTTCACTAATTTCACCACTGAATTTGCAGTACATATTTAGTAACTTGTTCTTGGAGAGGTGAAAAAAAAGTTACCCTGACAATGAACTTCCATATATTGTTTTGGAACAGTATGTTATCGTTGGTCAAAGGTTATATTGGATTGAGAGAAAGAAGATGCAACCCTTTGATCCTCCCTGAAAAACGAAAGTAACCTGCAGTTAAAATCCTCTAATAACTACCCAGTATGAATCTTTCTTGCATCCAGCTTATAGTTTGAGTGAAAGAAGCTGCAACTCTTTGGCTCTCACTGAAAAATGAAACTAACATTGCAATTGAAATCCTCAAATAACTACCCAGTATGAATCTTTCCTGCATCCAGCCTATAGTTTGAACAGCATGAATGCAGTATTCAAACCATGGTGCTAATATTTGAATTACTAGCACAGTGGTACTAACACATGTTTCTGTTTTGAACTGCGCAGAAAGCACTTGCAGGGTTGAGGAGAATTGATTTAGAAGGGTTGCGGTGGCGTGTTTTTGATGCAAAGGGCCAGGTCAGAATTCTTCTGTTTGTTTCAGTTGTGAGGATTTGCCCAGGTCAAAATATTTGTTTATGCAGTAAGTTGCTTTGAATATGTGATAGGTACTTGGACGGTTGGCATCCCAAATAGCTGTTGTGCTTCAAGGCAAGGACAAGCCAACCTATGCACCTCATGTGGAAGCTGGAGACATGTGTATTGTTCTTAATGCGAAAGATATCTGTGTTACAGGAAGAAAAATGACTGACAAAATTTACTACTGGCATACAGGGTTAGTAATTCTAGCAAATACTTTTTTATACCTTATTTGGTATCATTATTAAGTTTGTTCTGTCATGTGCATTTTGCCATTTCCCCAATAGGTATATTGGCCATCTGAAGGAAAGAAAGCTCAAGGACCAGATGGCAAAAGACCCAACTGAAGTGATCCGTAAAGCTGTCATGCGCATGCTTCCCCGCAATAAATTGCGTGATGTAAGTGAAATTGCATTTCTGTTTGTTTATAAGGATTGGTCATAGGTTCATCTTTTTTCTGGTTCAAGATTATATGCTAGCTTTAATTGCTACCAGAATACTCTGCAAGTTGGATTTCTGTATGCATATTCGTGTTGGAATAACAGTTACCCTGTTATAGAGTGTGCACTTCTATAATGCGCCATGAGCTGGTGATAATGCTATTGTTCTTATTATACGTTGAGGCATGTCATGTCAGTCTGTATAATGTAAGCTATAGTCATGAGAAGTTCGTCCATATGCACTATGTTACTCGTGTCTTGTTTAAGTTGGCGTGGTAAGTTTACGAAGAGAGCCAATCTGTTCATGGTTTATGATGTATACTCAGTTAACACCTCCTGCTTTGATTCTCCAGGATAGGGATCGTAAGCTGAGGATATTTGCTGAAGGCGAGCACCCATTCCACGACCGGTCTCTCGAGCCTTTCGTCATGCCGCCACGCCAAGTGCGGGAGATGCGCCCCCGGGCAAGACGTGCGATGATAAGGGCACAGAAGAAAGATCAGGACAGGGCAGCTAAGAAAGCCGAGGGAGAAGCAGCTAAGAATGGCAAAGCTGCGGTCGCTGCATAAGTCACCTTCAGATGTGTGTGGACTATGGAGACCGATGATTTGAGCCACTAGGGTTCTACCCGCTGCACGTTCTGAATGATGACCTGCGtatctcttttctctttgatgaCATGTAGTCTTTTGTGTTGGATTTCATAGACAGGGTGCACTAGAATCTTATCAAGCTTTGTTAAGGCGGCAAGATTGCTGAGAAGCCTGTTGAGTTGAGTTAAGAGGCACTAAACCTGGAAACGCTCAACTCCTCATTCTGAATTTCCTTTTCGATCCTAAACTTGTAACTGGAATTTTGTATTGCAAATAAAACTCAATACATTATGCAGAACAGTGTAGAGTCACATTCATATCTTGAATGGAGAAGATGGTTTATTAGGTCGAGCTATTTACTGAACTTTTTTGTCAAAATATGTTActactccgttcctaaatataagacattttagagcgtaattcactcattttacttcatatgtagtttataattaaatctctaaaaggtcttatatttaggaagggaGTAGTACTTCGTATAGATTTTTTTTCACAAAAATGCTCCTCCTTTTGCTCTCTGCATCTCTGGCGACCGGTGAAGTTACGAAAACCACCATCTTTTGTACTTGTCTATTTGTTGTTAGATgctaaaataagctaagtatgccGTAGAACACTAGGGAAAACTTGCCGTTGacgtcatcaaggatgtgaatcatGGAGGTTGCTAGGGGCGGG
This genomic stretch from Hordeum vulgare subsp. vulgare chromosome 6H, MorexV3_pseudomolecules_assembly, whole genome shotgun sequence harbors:
- the LOC123403178 gene encoding 50S ribosomal protein L13, which codes for MWRSRARALLLLRSSAPPPQQNPLRSLARAPPPPPRLLSRFLSSSSSPQKVPPAASPPSSSSPGAAPGSAAPPAYTGNLKKALAGLRRIDLEGLRWRVFDAKGQVLGRLASQIAVVLQGKDKPTYAPHVEAGDMCIVLNAKDICVTGRKMTDKIYYWHTGYIGHLKERKLKDQMAKDPTEVIRKAVMRMLPRNKLRDDRDRKLRIFAEGEHPFHDRSLEPFVMPPRQVREMRPRARRAMIRAQKKDQDRAAKKAEGEAAKNGKAAVAA